In the Paenibacillus pabuli genome, one interval contains:
- a CDS encoding YhgE/Pip domain-containing protein: MLQALRILLKKPPVIVGIVTALMFQVIFSVIWMTAYSGVNDRMNELTVAIVNEDGEMSQGIADSMAKTLPFHTVSDLSSAEALDQLNYHKVHMVLNIPAGFNELLQTAGSTAEIKYTINEANPVTIKSMMQGVSQSVTNTINKQATAQGVQTVLTAAGAPADQAANAAANLATRVEGTTTSINPVNGMNNQMVPMMMVLASYVGAMIMGMNLQTAMGMLSATHSRLTLFGARIVINIASALVVSLLGSSLIVALGGQIEQGFIAFWLFQALFLCTFMFFSQFFLICFGPAGSLFNIISLSLQLVSSGAMVPRELLNGFYSGIGQYLPATYAVQGILSAQLGGPGVQSAAGSVAIVLVIAVALSLVVTLLKKRRMPAGVPSPAQVNS; this comes from the coding sequence ATGTTACAGGCATTACGCATTTTATTGAAAAAACCGCCAGTGATTGTGGGGATCGTTACGGCACTTATGTTCCAAGTGATCTTCAGCGTCATCTGGATGACTGCATACTCCGGCGTGAACGACCGTATGAATGAATTAACGGTGGCGATTGTGAACGAGGACGGAGAAATGTCCCAAGGCATTGCGGATAGCATGGCTAAGACGCTGCCTTTCCACACTGTATCTGATCTCAGCTCTGCTGAAGCATTGGATCAATTGAATTATCACAAAGTGCACATGGTGCTGAATATTCCGGCAGGCTTTAACGAGCTGCTTCAGACCGCAGGCTCCACAGCGGAGATTAAGTATACCATTAACGAAGCTAATCCGGTTACGATTAAAAGCATGATGCAGGGCGTCTCACAAAGTGTGACGAACACGATCAACAAGCAAGCGACAGCGCAAGGCGTACAGACTGTATTGACGGCTGCAGGAGCACCTGCGGATCAGGCTGCCAATGCTGCTGCCAACCTGGCTACCCGTGTTGAAGGCACAACAACTTCGATTAATCCGGTGAATGGTATGAATAATCAGATGGTACCGATGATGATGGTACTGGCTTCTTATGTCGGCGCCATGATCATGGGTATGAATCTGCAGACGGCCATGGGAATGCTGTCAGCTACCCACTCCCGATTGACGCTGTTCGGTGCGAGAATTGTGATTAACATCGCATCCGCTCTAGTCGTATCGCTTCTTGGTTCATCGCTGATTGTTGCGCTGGGAGGACAGATCGAGCAAGGATTCATCGCCTTCTGGTTGTTCCAGGCGTTGTTCCTCTGCACGTTTATGTTCTTCTCCCAGTTCTTCCTTATCTGCTTCGGACCTGCAGGAAGCCTGTTCAACATCATCTCACTGTCCCTGCAGCTGGTATCTTCCGGTGCAATGGTACCACGTGAGCTGCTTAACGGCTTCTACAGCGGTATCGGACAATACCTGCCTGCAACGTATGCGGTTCAGGGCATACTGAGCGCTCAACTGGGTGGACCTGGTGTTCAGTCCGCAGCCGGTTCGGTTGCCATTGTTCTGGTCATCGCGGTTGCCCTCTCCCTGGTGGTGACTTTGCTCAAAAAACGACGCATGCCAGCGGGTGTACCAAGCCCTGCTCAAGTGAACAGCTAA
- a CDS encoding heavy metal translocating P-type ATPase, with protein MDKSSTTGHTPATGLQPDGAQTTLQITGMTCAACSTRIEKGLSRMEGVQQASVNLAIEQASVTYDPKTVNVNALRDKVEALGYGTVTESIDLDITGMTCAACSTRIEKGLSRLPGVSRANVNLALETGHVEFAAGALKPSDITAKIKQLGYGAELQQTQEETSSVRERELQRKKWKWMISALLSIPLLWAMVGHFSFTSWIWVPELFMNPWFQLVLAAPVQFVIGWQFYVGAYKALRNGSANMDVLVALGTSAAFFYSLYLTLTSGMIPSTTTMDHSGMGTSTAATMPSVELYYETSAVLITLILLGKWFEAVAKGRSSQAIKSLIELAPREARVIRDGQEVVVPAAYVNVGDIVLVKPGDSIPVDGVVEEGQSSVDESMLSGESLPVDKKPGDAVTGATLNKNGALRLRATRVGSDTALSQIIKVVEQAQGSKAPIQRIADVISGIFVPIVVGIAVLTFLIWYLFASPGDFAGSLEKAIAVLVIACPCALGLATPTSVMAGSGRAAEYGILFKGGEHLESAQQIQTVVLDKTGTVTQGKPVLTDVIAAQDWTEAELLKWVGSAEQSSEHPLAEAIVAGIRDKGIVLSQSEQFENIPGYGVRARVQGQEILVGTRRLLADAHVEVSEATARQMNELEELGRTAMLIAVDGRWAGIVAVADTIKDTSREAIQRLQAMNIDVIMITGDNERTARAVAEQAGIHHVLAEVLPEGKAAEVKKLQDSGLKVAMVGDGINDAPALATADIGMAIGTGTDVAMEAADITLMRGDLNSIADAIEMSRRTMGNIKQNLFWALGYNVIGIPIAAVGFLAPWLAGAAMAFSSVSVVLNSLRLQRLKLERNPK; from the coding sequence ATGGATAAATCATCAACAACCGGTCACACGCCTGCGACTGGATTGCAACCGGATGGAGCGCAGACAACGCTGCAGATTACAGGCATGACCTGTGCCGCGTGTTCCACAAGGATCGAGAAGGGATTATCCCGTATGGAAGGGGTCCAGCAGGCCAGCGTTAATCTTGCCATAGAACAAGCGAGCGTTACGTATGACCCAAAGACTGTAAATGTCAACGCGTTGCGGGATAAGGTGGAGGCGCTCGGCTACGGTACAGTGACGGAATCGATTGATCTCGACATCACGGGGATGACGTGCGCTGCGTGCTCTACCCGAATCGAGAAGGGGCTTTCCAGACTGCCGGGTGTATCGCGTGCGAATGTGAACCTGGCACTGGAGACTGGACACGTTGAATTTGCGGCAGGAGCATTGAAACCTTCTGATATTACAGCCAAAATCAAACAGCTGGGGTATGGTGCTGAATTGCAGCAGACACAGGAAGAAACCTCATCCGTTCGCGAACGGGAGCTGCAGCGCAAAAAATGGAAGTGGATGATATCCGCCTTATTATCAATACCACTACTGTGGGCGATGGTAGGCCACTTCTCATTTACATCATGGATTTGGGTACCCGAGCTATTCATGAATCCCTGGTTCCAGCTGGTATTGGCAGCACCGGTGCAATTCGTCATTGGGTGGCAATTTTATGTCGGAGCTTATAAAGCGCTGCGTAATGGCAGTGCCAATATGGATGTTCTGGTCGCACTGGGAACAAGCGCGGCATTTTTCTACAGTCTGTACCTAACACTCACAAGTGGAATGATACCTTCTACGACAACGATGGATCATAGTGGGATGGGGACGAGTACAGCCGCCACTATGCCTTCGGTCGAACTGTATTATGAGACCAGTGCCGTACTGATTACGTTAATTTTGCTTGGAAAATGGTTTGAAGCCGTAGCAAAAGGCCGCTCGTCCCAGGCCATCAAAAGCCTGATCGAACTGGCCCCTCGTGAAGCTCGTGTCATCCGCGACGGGCAGGAAGTGGTTGTACCCGCAGCGTATGTAAACGTAGGTGACATCGTGCTGGTGAAACCGGGGGACAGCATTCCAGTGGATGGTGTTGTAGAAGAAGGGCAATCCTCGGTCGATGAATCCATGCTCAGCGGAGAAAGTTTGCCTGTCGATAAAAAGCCAGGCGACGCCGTTACGGGTGCTACACTGAATAAAAACGGTGCATTGAGGCTGCGCGCGACCCGAGTAGGTTCGGACACCGCATTATCTCAAATCATTAAAGTGGTTGAACAGGCACAGGGTTCCAAAGCGCCCATTCAGCGAATTGCGGATGTCATTTCGGGCATCTTTGTCCCGATTGTGGTTGGTATTGCTGTGCTGACATTTTTGATCTGGTATCTGTTTGCAAGTCCCGGTGACTTCGCAGGATCTCTGGAAAAAGCGATTGCTGTACTGGTCATTGCCTGTCCATGTGCCTTGGGTTTGGCAACACCAACCTCTGTCATGGCTGGGTCAGGGCGGGCGGCAGAATATGGCATCCTGTTCAAAGGCGGAGAACATCTGGAATCGGCACAGCAGATTCAGACGGTTGTTCTGGACAAAACAGGGACAGTCACTCAAGGAAAACCGGTGCTGACGGATGTGATCGCAGCACAAGATTGGACAGAAGCAGAACTGTTGAAATGGGTTGGATCGGCAGAACAAAGCTCTGAACATCCGCTAGCGGAAGCTATCGTAGCAGGAATCCGCGACAAAGGGATAGTATTGTCCCAATCAGAGCAGTTTGAGAACATACCAGGATATGGCGTTCGGGCCAGAGTACAAGGACAGGAAATTCTGGTTGGAACACGCCGTCTGCTTGCAGATGCTCATGTGGAGGTATCAGAGGCAACCGCTCGCCAGATGAATGAACTCGAGGAGCTCGGCCGCACAGCGATGCTGATAGCAGTCGATGGCCGCTGGGCAGGTATTGTTGCTGTGGCAGATACAATCAAGGATACATCACGCGAAGCCATTCAGCGGCTGCAGGCGATGAACATCGATGTCATCATGATTACGGGAGACAATGAGCGTACGGCACGTGCCGTGGCGGAGCAAGCAGGGATCCATCATGTCCTAGCAGAAGTCCTGCCCGAGGGTAAAGCAGCCGAAGTGAAGAAGCTGCAGGATAGCGGGCTGAAAGTAGCAATGGTTGGTGACGGCATCAATGACGCACCTGCCCTGGCTACAGCAGATATCGGTATGGCCATCGGGACTGGAACAGATGTAGCGATGGAAGCGGCAGATATCACGCTGATGCGTGGTGATCTGAACAGTATAGCGGATGCGATCGAGATGAGCCGGCGCACCATGGGCAATATTAAGCAAAACTTATTCTGGGCACTTGGCTATAACGTCATTGGTATTCCAATCGCAGCAGTAGGTTTCCTGGCTCCTTGGCTGGCTGGTGCGGCCATGGCTTTCAGTTCCGTATCGGTTGTATTGAACTCGCTGCGTTTGCAACGGTTGAAGTTGGAACGCAACCCAAAATAG
- a CDS encoding copper ion binding protein, which translates to MSNVTLNVTGMSCNHCVKSVEEAVKNAGAKGQVDLAAGTVAVEYDEQQVNVEQIKAAIEDQGYDVV; encoded by the coding sequence ATGTCTAACGTTACGCTGAATGTTACTGGAATGTCGTGCAACCACTGTGTAAAATCGGTTGAAGAAGCGGTGAAGAACGCCGGTGCCAAAGGGCAGGTTGATCTGGCAGCGGGAACCGTTGCGGTGGAATATGATGAGCAGCAGGTCAATGTGGAGCAGATCAAGGCTGCCATTGAAGATCAAGGGTACGATGTAGTCTAA
- a CDS encoding metal-sensitive transcriptional regulator, producing MDHQSDPKEPMEPSITKQPQDAVPDQQASACHAEGSDGKHVRKSHHSQEMKSNLISRLNRVEGQIRGIKGLIEKDTYCDDVLTQIAAAQSALNSVGKLLLEGHMKSCIVERIQAGEHEVVDELLVTVRKLMK from the coding sequence ATGGATCATCAGAGCGATCCCAAGGAACCCATGGAACCATCCATAACGAAGCAGCCTCAAGATGCTGTACCCGATCAGCAAGCAAGTGCATGTCATGCCGAGGGCAGTGACGGGAAGCATGTGCGCAAGAGCCATCACTCGCAGGAGATGAAGAGCAACCTGATATCCCGTTTGAACCGGGTCGAAGGCCAGATTCGCGGGATCAAGGGACTGATCGAGAAGGACACCTATTGTGATGATGTGCTTACCCAGATTGCAGCTGCGCAGTCTGCACTGAATTCAGTGGGCAAGCTGTTGCTTGAAGGCCACATGAAGAGTTGTATTGTTGAACGGATTCAGGCAGGGGAACATGAGGTCGTGGATGAACTGTTGGTTACGGTAAGAAAGTTGATGAAGTAA
- a CDS encoding GNAT family N-acetyltransferase, translating into MKVDSIQIRKAEVQDYQGVSLLMDELHQMHVEARPDVYRALQPRMEKQEFVELLETDKRYLYVAESVSTGEILGYGSAQFSLIQGVDLLLDRKMLYINELVVGSDGRGQGTGKKLMHALIELGRELQADSVELTVSTFNTGAQAFYEQMGLTVRSSRMEYIL; encoded by the coding sequence ATGAAAGTGGATTCAATCCAAATCAGAAAGGCAGAGGTTCAGGACTATCAAGGTGTTTCCCTGCTGATGGATGAGCTGCATCAGATGCATGTAGAGGCTCGGCCCGATGTGTATAGAGCATTGCAACCCAGAATGGAGAAGCAGGAGTTTGTGGAGTTGCTAGAGACGGACAAGCGTTATTTGTATGTTGCTGAATCGGTAAGCACGGGGGAGATTCTGGGGTACGGTAGTGCTCAGTTCAGTTTGATTCAGGGGGTTGACCTGCTGTTGGATCGCAAAATGCTGTATATTAATGAATTGGTCGTCGGCAGTGATGGGCGGGGTCAAGGAACAGGTAAGAAATTAATGCATGCTCTAATTGAACTGGGCAGGGAACTTCAGGCAGATAGCGTAGAATTAACAGTATCCACATTTAACACGGGCGCGCAGGCCTTTTATGAACAAATGGGTCTAACCGTCCGTAGCAGCAGGATGGAATACATACTGTAA
- a CDS encoding HXXEE domain-containing protein, which yields MSLTTLIWLFLVAFLLHDLEEIIWIGPWIRQNKSKVLQQVPLTVSRRLESMLRINSSQFGVAVLLEFVVFIPFVYIAAEYGQYFMFLAFNTLFLLHVFTHIGQSLYLRMYTPGVVSAVCITLPYGIYLFYRLLNEGIVTWAEVLVSIPVGLVVLPIVMLGHELGRRLLPDT from the coding sequence ATGTCGCTCACAACGCTTATTTGGTTATTTCTAGTTGCTTTTCTTTTGCATGATCTCGAAGAAATTATCTGGATCGGGCCCTGGATACGGCAAAATAAATCCAAAGTTCTGCAGCAGGTTCCACTGACGGTCTCCAGGCGGCTGGAATCCATGCTGCGTATCAACAGCAGCCAGTTCGGTGTAGCGGTATTGCTGGAATTTGTCGTATTTATTCCATTTGTATATATCGCTGCAGAATACGGACAATATTTTATGTTTCTGGCGTTTAATACTCTGTTTTTGCTGCATGTGTTCACACATATTGGACAGAGCCTATATTTGAGAATGTACACACCTGGGGTAGTCAGCGCCGTTTGTATTACGTTACCGTACGGCATTTATCTGTTCTACCGGCTCCTGAACGAGGGAATTGTAACTTGGGCCGAAGTATTGGTAAGCATACCAGTGGGACTTGTGGTTCTGCCCATTGTAATGTTGGGGCACGAACTTGGACGCAGACTTTTACCGGATACATAA
- a CDS encoding DMT family transporter, producing the protein MVLSRKKAGWVLAFLVLMWGVNWPLTKYALNYAPPLLFAGMRLLIGGLVLGIYAFPRYKTLRLRETWHIYAISAVLNIIFFYGFQTVGLTEVPAGLFSSIVFLQPVLLGIGAWLWLGESMYGLKIAGLVLGFAGVATISIGGMTGKVSPEGVMLGLFSAISWAIGTVYMKKTSTKVDGIWMTAIPILIGGIVLTLTGTATENWAEVQWVLPFILDMLFISVFVIALGWLAFFKLVSSGEASKVGSFTFLIPLIALLCSVLFLGESVTINLIAGLVMIIASILLVNLKMKGSKVAKI; encoded by the coding sequence ATGGTTTTATCACGTAAAAAAGCAGGCTGGGTCCTGGCTTTTCTAGTACTCATGTGGGGAGTAAACTGGCCCCTGACCAAATATGCATTGAATTATGCACCACCGCTTTTATTTGCAGGCATGCGTCTGTTAATTGGCGGACTGGTGCTCGGTATCTATGCTTTTCCACGGTACAAAACGCTGCGGCTCCGGGAAACCTGGCATATTTATGCGATCTCTGCGGTGCTGAATATCATTTTCTTCTATGGCTTTCAGACCGTTGGACTGACAGAAGTACCCGCAGGATTATTTTCCTCCATTGTATTCCTGCAGCCTGTACTGCTCGGTATCGGGGCTTGGCTGTGGCTGGGCGAGTCGATGTATGGACTGAAAATTGCCGGGTTGGTCCTCGGTTTTGCAGGTGTGGCCACGATTAGTATCGGCGGCATGACAGGCAAAGTATCACCTGAAGGGGTTATGCTCGGACTGTTTAGTGCCATCAGTTGGGCAATCGGAACCGTATATATGAAGAAAACATCGACGAAGGTGGACGGAATCTGGATGACGGCAATACCGATTCTGATTGGCGGGATTGTCCTGACATTGACGGGTACAGCCACAGAGAACTGGGCTGAAGTACAATGGGTGCTTCCATTTATATTGGATATGCTGTTCATTTCGGTGTTTGTCATTGCGCTGGGATGGCTCGCGTTCTTCAAACTGGTCAGCTCTGGCGAAGCCAGCAAGGTGGGATCATTTACGTTCCTTATTCCACTGATCGCCCTGTTGTGCAGTGTGCTGTTCCTTGGGGAGTCGGTGACGATCAATCTGATTGCAGGTTTGGTCATGATCATAGCCAGCATCCTGCTCGTGAACTTGAAGATGAAGGGCAGCAAAGTGGCGAAAATATAA
- a CDS encoding LysR family transcriptional regulator gives MNNSQLQLFVKIAETGSFTRAGQELNMTQPAVSRAISSLENELDVTLIIRDRRNGIVLTDVGQRILVIFRRILQQYDKVQQVVAAEKGLEIGTIRVGSFPMSSAHLLPKIIRSIRDRYPNIEFELHEGNIHEIQEWLHSRAIDVALIIVTEQEPLETAYETLPLYNEEMLAVFRDDEPFADQEILPVKMLNQHPMIVCNGGYEVPIVDLFKRAETELKFGFIVHNVNTCLNMIEQGLGTALLPAISLSWLPPGVKALPTEPKAYRHIEIAVPSLAEASPASRLFIETAQQLFGQQN, from the coding sequence ATGAACAATTCTCAATTACAGTTATTCGTTAAAATTGCCGAGACTGGAAGTTTCACCCGTGCCGGACAGGAACTGAATATGACACAGCCGGCGGTCAGCCGCGCCATTTCCTCGCTGGAAAATGAATTGGATGTCACCCTGATTATACGGGACCGGCGGAACGGCATTGTGCTTACCGATGTGGGACAGCGAATTCTGGTCATTTTCCGCCGGATTTTACAGCAATATGATAAAGTACAGCAGGTCGTTGCTGCCGAAAAGGGACTGGAAATCGGAACGATCCGCGTCGGCTCTTTTCCCATGTCATCGGCTCATCTGCTGCCCAAAATTATTCGATCCATCCGTGACCGCTACCCTAACATCGAATTCGAGCTGCATGAGGGAAACATTCATGAGATTCAGGAATGGCTTCATTCGCGCGCGATTGATGTCGCTCTCATTATCGTTACGGAGCAGGAACCGCTGGAAACAGCTTATGAAACACTGCCGCTCTATAACGAAGAAATGCTGGCTGTCTTCCGGGACGATGAGCCGTTTGCCGATCAGGAGATCCTGCCTGTGAAGATGCTGAATCAGCATCCCATGATTGTATGCAACGGTGGATATGAAGTGCCCATCGTGGATTTGTTTAAACGTGCGGAAACGGAACTCAAATTCGGATTTATCGTGCATAACGTGAACACATGTCTAAACATGATTGAACAGGGACTTGGAACTGCCCTGCTGCCTGCCATTTCTCTTTCCTGGCTCCCTCCTGGTGTAAAAGCACTCCCTACCGAACCGAAGGCTTATCGCCATATCGAGATCGCGGTCCCTTCCCTGGCGGAAGCTTCTCCGGCATCCCGTTTATTTATTGAGACGGCTCAGCAATTGTTCGGACAGCAGAACTAA
- a CDS encoding nucleoside phosphorylase — MLMPILQIHSEDMPAYAIVCGDPARAEKISRKLEQARELAFSREYRTFVGQYEGVQMAVVSHGVGSPGAAVCFEELIRAGVTTLIRVGTAGSYTADYPAGSVIVSTAAVRSDGLTRQLVPDGFPAVADIAVTQALIESAQEKGNNADAAADAGKVGVGITVTLDAFFAGVEEIPHRKYKQAGALAAEMEIAALYIVSTLRGARAGAIVAIDGFADSDLAAEYDPHTDAVAHAVEREINAALRALAALARQDQA; from the coding sequence ATGTTGATGCCTATTTTGCAGATTCATTCGGAAGACATGCCTGCTTATGCCATTGTCTGTGGTGATCCCGCTCGTGCGGAGAAGATTTCCCGCAAGTTGGAGCAGGCGAGAGAACTGGCGTTCAGCCGGGAATATCGCACATTCGTTGGACAATATGAAGGCGTGCAGATGGCTGTTGTCAGCCATGGCGTAGGTTCACCGGGGGCAGCTGTTTGCTTCGAGGAACTGATTCGGGCAGGAGTGACGACTTTGATTCGCGTTGGTACAGCCGGCTCCTATACGGCGGATTACCCTGCAGGCAGCGTCATTGTCAGTACGGCAGCGGTCCGTTCGGACGGATTGACCCGCCAGCTGGTGCCAGATGGTTTCCCTGCAGTAGCAGACATTGCAGTTACCCAAGCACTGATTGAATCTGCACAGGAGAAAGGGAACAATGCGGACGCGGCAGCGGATGCAGGCAAAGTCGGTGTAGGCATTACCGTTACGCTGGATGCATTCTTCGCAGGGGTGGAGGAGATCCCTCACCGCAAATATAAACAGGCTGGCGCACTAGCGGCCGAGATGGAAATTGCGGCACTGTATATCGTTAGCACATTGCGTGGTGCGCGTGCCGGTGCAATTGTTGCCATTGACGGCTTCGCGGACAGCGATCTGGCGGCCGAATATGATCCGCATACGGATGCGGTAGCACATGCGGTTGAGCGCGAGATTAACGCGGCTCTGCGTGCACTCGCTGCGCTCGCTCGTCAGGATCAGGCGTAA